The Candidatus Methylomirabilota bacterium genome contains a region encoding:
- a CDS encoding helix-turn-helix domain-containing protein: MTPKDVMTMQEASAYLAMDEATLTLLATKREIPCLEVNGSWVFSKKSIDKWRSQRDPRRV, translated from the coding sequence GTGACCCCGAAGGACGTCATGACCATGCAGGAGGCGTCCGCGTACCTGGCGATGGATGAAGCGACGCTGACGCTGTTGGCGACGAAGCGTGAGATTCCCTGCCTCGAAGTCAACGGTTCCTGGGTCTTCTCGAAAAAATCGATCGACAAGTGGCGGAGCCAGCGGGACCCACGGCGCGTGTGA
- a CDS encoding ABC transporter substrate-binding protein, with amino-acid sequence MRIKVTALILALLLAAAAPALAQKTPGVTDTEIAIGLTTPLSGVAAAWGNTAVAMEAWAEHVNAQGGIHGRKLRVTIKDDGYVPGRAVANLTEIKDSVLMNVGLLGSAVLNAAKDFPHENKFPVINPYGNPAIWARQPREKLRYVFVNYPDYVDEGEFLVTQAASLVGVKKVAVFYQNDDYGKGGLEGVRRGVKALGGKVALAGEVPVEFTDRELGTHALKLKDSGADAVILYPTITHGVNVVKEMAKVGYRPKIFASFPLGDHLIMFRLLGKEWEGAHYNVLGTIAGEPDADRIIDLVTKIKPALKGKENTALAGAAAMILAVEGLKRAGRNLTRESLVEGMESIKNFTAEKLTAPITFGPNRRHGLNAVRLMRAESAESNKVAQVAGYQIFQPHF; translated from the coding sequence ATGAGGATCAAGGTTACGGCGCTCATCCTCGCGTTGCTGCTCGCCGCAGCGGCGCCGGCGCTTGCCCAGAAGACGCCGGGCGTCACCGACACCGAGATCGCGATCGGGCTGACCACGCCGCTCTCCGGTGTCGCCGCCGCATGGGGTAACACCGCCGTAGCCATGGAGGCCTGGGCGGAGCACGTGAATGCCCAGGGCGGGATCCATGGCCGCAAGCTCAGGGTGACGATCAAGGATGACGGGTACGTCCCGGGACGCGCTGTGGCGAACCTCACGGAGATAAAGGACAGCGTCCTGATGAACGTGGGGCTGCTGGGCTCGGCGGTGTTGAACGCGGCCAAGGACTTTCCGCACGAGAACAAGTTCCCGGTCATCAATCCGTATGGCAACCCGGCCATCTGGGCCAGGCAGCCGCGGGAAAAGCTTCGCTACGTCTTCGTGAACTATCCGGACTACGTAGACGAGGGCGAATTCCTGGTGACCCAGGCGGCCAGTCTGGTGGGAGTCAAGAAGGTCGCCGTTTTCTATCAGAATGACGACTACGGCAAGGGCGGCCTGGAGGGCGTGCGCCGCGGCGTCAAGGCGCTCGGCGGCAAAGTGGCGCTGGCAGGGGAGGTGCCGGTCGAGTTCACCGACCGCGAGCTGGGCACCCACGCGCTCAAGCTGAAAGATTCCGGGGCCGACGCGGTGATCCTCTACCCGACCATCACCCACGGCGTGAACGTGGTGAAGGAGATGGCGAAGGTCGGCTATCGTCCGAAGATCTTCGCGTCGTTTCCGCTCGGCGACCATCTCATCATGTTCCGGCTGCTGGGCAAGGAGTGGGAGGGGGCGCACTACAACGTGCTGGGCACCATCGCCGGCGAGCCCGATGCGGATCGGATCATCGACCTCGTCACCAAGATCAAGCCGGCGCTCAAGGGCAAGGAGAACACCGCGCTGGCCGGCGCCGCCGCGATGATCCTCGCCGTCGAGGGGCTCAAGCGGGCCGGGCGCAACCTCACTCGCGAATCTCTCGTCGAGGGGATGGAGTCGATCAAGAATTTCACCGCCGAGAAGCTGACAGCTCCAATCACGTTCGGACCCAACCGGCGGCACGGGCTCAACGCCGTCCGGTTGATGCGGGCCGAGAGCGCAGAGAGCAACAAGGTCGCTCAGGTCGCCGGCTACCAGATCTTCCAACCACACTTTTGA
- a CDS encoding DNA polymerase IV, producing MTARAIAHIDMDAFYASIEQRDRPELRGCPVVVGADPRGRGVVSTASYEARRFGVKSAMPIGRAARLCPQAAFLPVDMEKYHGVSARIMAILGDFSPVIEAVSVDEAFVDLTGTERLFGSGVEALHRIKARIRTETGLTASAGLAANKFVAKVASDLRKPDGLVVVEPGTEAVFLAPLGVERIWGVGRVTARALAALGVTTIGQLQRLPREHLARRFGKHGEHLYDLAFGRDDRALEPLVPAKSMGAETTFAVDCQDRATLLDTLRAQAERVARELRAERLAAARVTLKLRFADFRTLTRRHSGNPTQDGLEIFRRAVALLDRERLLQPVRLIGVSASGLGPEAAGQLPLLDPGTVRRERMARAVDALTARFGEEAVVPATLLGRRRGHRRHPEL from the coding sequence GTGACCGCCCGCGCGATCGCCCACATCGACATGGATGCGTTCTACGCGTCCATCGAGCAGCGGGACCGCCCCGAGCTGCGCGGCTGCCCGGTCGTGGTCGGCGCTGATCCCCGCGGGCGGGGCGTCGTCTCCACGGCCTCCTACGAGGCGCGCCGGTTCGGCGTGAAGTCGGCGATGCCGATCGGTCGCGCCGCGCGCCTGTGCCCGCAGGCCGCCTTCCTTCCCGTGGACATGGAGAAGTACCATGGCGTGTCTGCGCGGATCATGGCCATCCTGGGCGACTTCTCGCCGGTGATCGAGGCCGTGTCGGTCGACGAGGCCTTCGTCGACCTCACCGGGACCGAGCGGCTGTTCGGAAGCGGCGTCGAGGCCCTGCATCGCATCAAGGCGCGGATCCGTACGGAGACCGGCCTCACGGCCTCGGCGGGGCTGGCCGCCAACAAGTTCGTGGCCAAGGTGGCCTCCGACCTCCGCAAGCCGGACGGCCTGGTCGTGGTGGAGCCCGGGACGGAGGCGGTCTTTCTCGCCCCGCTCGGCGTCGAGCGGATCTGGGGTGTCGGACGGGTGACGGCCCGTGCGCTGGCCGCGCTCGGCGTGACGACCATCGGGCAGCTCCAGCGCCTACCCCGGGAGCATCTGGCCCGTCGCTTCGGCAAGCACGGCGAGCACCTGTACGACCTCGCCTTCGGCCGCGACGACCGCGCGCTGGAGCCCCTGGTGCCGGCGAAGTCGATGGGCGCCGAGACCACTTTCGCCGTCGACTGCCAGGACCGGGCGACGCTGCTGGACACGCTCCGGGCCCAGGCCGAGCGCGTCGCCCGCGAGCTGAGAGCCGAGCGGCTGGCGGCGGCGCGGGTGACGCTGAAGCTGAGGTTCGCCGATTTTAGAACCCTGACGCGGCGTCACTCGGGCAATCCAACGCAGGACGGGCTCGAGATCTTCCGCCGGGCGGTGGCGCTGCTGGACCGCGAGCGGCTCCTCCAGCCCGTGCGGCTGATCGGCGTGTCGGCCTCCGGGCTCGGGCCGGAGGCGGCGGGTCAGCTCCCGCTGCTCGATCCGGGCACCGTGCGCCGGGAGCGGATGGCGCGGGCTGTGGACGCGCTCACCGCGCGCTTCGGCGAGGAGGCGGTCGTACCGGCGACGCTCCTCGGCCGCCGTCGAGGGCACCGGCGCCATCCTGAGTTATAA